One region of Chanodichthys erythropterus isolate Z2021 chromosome 24, ASM2448905v1, whole genome shotgun sequence genomic DNA includes:
- the LOC137014844 gene encoding endonuclease domain-containing 1 protein-like codes for MKLLVFLLLPYLSLSEVFQDFNQCSQFFLKNVPPRFIPPLSSTAHICQCVWNESDVKTYVYATLYNTAWRIPIYSAYVFEKPRSIGRCDLWYIEPQLDRDADPCNGNNADPCMSPKGRKIINNQAVNSDYDGSGYDKGHLYPVQHTNNHLSMLATSTLTNAAPQNSTFNRGAWKTHEKAVKVDLQGCDYALAYVVTGVVPDINIKIPTNNRRVTVSKYYWRATCCVKNGVVMVQGYYGPDNNDKLQKLSITDLQKQLAKDYKVRNIIIFPNLLKRDRED; via the exons ATGAAGCTTCTGGTGTTTCTTCTGTTGCCTTACCTCTCTCTGAGTGAGGTTTTTCAGGATTTTAATCAATGCAGTCAgttctttttgaaaaatgtccctCCTCGGTTCATACCACCACTGAGCTCGACAGCACACATCTGTCAGTGTGTTTGGAATGAGAGCGATGTGAAAACTTATGTTTATGCAACTTTGTACAACACAGCATGGAGGATCCCCATCTACTCTGCCTATGTGTTTGAGAAGCCCCGTAGCATTGGACGGTGTGATCTTTGGTACATCGAACCTCAG CTGGATAGAGATGCTGATCCATGTAATGGAAATAATGCTGATCCGTGTATGAGTCCTAAAGGTCGCAAAATCATTAATAATCAGGCTGTGAATAGTGACTACGATGGCTCTGGCTATGACAAAGGTCATCTGTACCCGGTGCAGCACACGAACAATCATCTCTCCATGCTGGCCACCTCCACCCTGACCAACGCCGCTCCACAGAACTCAACGTTCAATCGGGGAGCATGGAAGACACATGAGAAGGCTGTTAAAGTTGATCTGCAAGGCTGTGACTATGCTTTGGCTTATGTAGTGACTGGTGTAGttcctgatatcaacataaAAATTCCAACAAATAACCGTAGAGTTACTGTCTCTAAGTATTACTGGAGAGCCACCTGCTGTGTAAAGAATGGTGTGGTCATGGTGCAGGGTTACTATGGACCTGATAACAATGACAAACTGCAGAAGTTATCAATTACAGACCTACAGAAACAGCTGGCCAAAGATTATAAAGTGAGGAATATTATAATTTTCCCAAACTTACTGAAAAGAGACAGAGAAGACTAG